A genome region from Camelina sativa cultivar DH55 chromosome 10, Cs, whole genome shotgun sequence includes the following:
- the LOC104717542 gene encoding dihydrolipoyllysine-residue succinyltransferase component of 2-oxoglutarate dehydrogenase complex 2, mitochondrial isoform X2, protein MMLRSVIRRAATKGSSPSLFGKSLQSSSRVAASSPSLLTGSDTGTLLHRGTHAHSFHNLAFSGNSSFSRLASSGSSTLQRWVKPFSSESGDTVEAVVPHMGESITDGTLANFLKKPGERVEADEAIAQIETDKVTIDIASPASGVIQEFLVKEGDTVEPGTKVAIISKSEAVSHSAPSQKVPETSEPKPSPPAEDKEKPKVETAPVADKPKAPSSPPPPKQSAKEPQLPPKERERRVPMTRLRKRVATRLKDSQNTFALLTTFNEVDMTNLMKLRSQYKDAFYEKHGVKLGLMSGFIKAAVSALQHQPVVNAVIDGDDIIYRDYVDISIAVGTSKGLVVPVIRGADKMNFAEIEKTINTLAKKANEGTISIDEMAGGSFTVSNGGVYGSLISTPIINPPQSAILGMHSIVSRPMVVGGTVVPRPMMYVALTYDHRLIDGREAVYFLRRVKDVVEDPQRLLLDI, encoded by the exons ATGATGTTGCGTTCTGTTATAAGGAGAGCTGCCACTAAAGGCTCTTCTCCTTCG TTATTCGGAAAATCACTGCAATCTTCTTCTCGTGTTGCGGCATCTTCTCCAAGCTTGCTAACAGGTTCAGACACAGGG ACATTACTGCATCGTGGAACTCATGCTCATAGCTTTCATAACCTTGCTTTCTCAG GGAACTCAAGCTTCTCGAGGTTAGCGAGCTCAGGTTCCTCTACCCTGCAAAGATGGGTCAAGCCTTTTTCATCTGAAAGTG GAGATACCGTGGAAGCTGTTGTGCCTCATATGGGGGAATCTATCACCGATGGCACCTTAGCAAACTTTCTGAAGA AACCTGGTGAGAGAGTCGAGGCTGATGAGGCTATTGCACAAATTGAAACTGATAAG GTGACAATAGATATTGCTAGCCCCGCAAGTGGTGTGATTCAAGAG TTTCTAGTCAAGGAAGGAGATACTGTAGAACCAGGAACCAAGGTCGCCATTATTTCAAAGTCTGAGGCTGTATCTCATTCTGCCCCCTCTCAGAAGGTACCAGAGACCTCTGAGCCTAAACCTTCTCCTCCTGCTGAAGATAAGGAAAAGCCCAAAGTGGAAACTGCTCCTGTAGCAGATAAACCCAAAGCACCGTCCTCGCCACCACCACCTAAACAGTCTGCTAAAGAACCGCAGCTTCCTCCTAAGGAAAGAGAAAGACGG GTTCCAATGACAAGACTTCGGAAACGGGTTGCAACTAGATTGAAAGACTCTCAAAATACTTTCGCATTGCTAACAACTTTCAATGAAGTTGATAT GACAAATTTGATGAAGCTCCGATCCCAATACAAGGATGCGTTTTATGAAAAGCATGGAGTAAAGTTGGGGCTTATGTCTGGATTCATTAAA GCTGCTGTTAGCGCCCTCCAGCATCAACCAGTTGTAAATGCAGTTATCGACGGGGATGATATCATATACAGAGACTATGTTGATATCAGTATCGCTGTTGGTACCTCTAAG GGACTTGTAGTACCAGTCATAAGGGGTGCTGATAAAATGAACTTTGCCGAGATAGAGAAAACGATAAACACGCTTGCCAAGAAGGCAAATGAAGGAACCATATCAATAGATGAGATGGCTGGAGGATCATTCACCGTTTCAAATGGTGGTGTCTATGGAAGTCTCATAAGCACTCCAATCATTAACCCTCCTCAG TCTGCTATTCTTGGTATGCACTCGATTGTGTCACGTCCAATGGTGGTAGGTGGAACCGTAGTGCCAAGACCAATGATGTACGTCGCACTTACTTATGATCACAGGCTGATTGATGGGAGAGAGGCTGTATACTTCCTGCGCCGTGTCAAGGATGTTGTGGAGGATCCACAAAGGCTTCTTCTTGACATATGA
- the LOC104717542 gene encoding dihydrolipoyllysine-residue succinyltransferase component of 2-oxoglutarate dehydrogenase complex 2, mitochondrial isoform X1 gives MMLRSVIRRAATKGSSPSLFGKSLQSSSRVAASSPSLLTGSDTGTLLHRGTHAHSFHNLAFSAGNSSFSRLASSGSSTLQRWVKPFSSESGDTVEAVVPHMGESITDGTLANFLKKPGERVEADEAIAQIETDKVTIDIASPASGVIQEFLVKEGDTVEPGTKVAIISKSEAVSHSAPSQKVPETSEPKPSPPAEDKEKPKVETAPVADKPKAPSSPPPPKQSAKEPQLPPKERERRVPMTRLRKRVATRLKDSQNTFALLTTFNEVDMTNLMKLRSQYKDAFYEKHGVKLGLMSGFIKAAVSALQHQPVVNAVIDGDDIIYRDYVDISIAVGTSKGLVVPVIRGADKMNFAEIEKTINTLAKKANEGTISIDEMAGGSFTVSNGGVYGSLISTPIINPPQSAILGMHSIVSRPMVVGGTVVPRPMMYVALTYDHRLIDGREAVYFLRRVKDVVEDPQRLLLDI, from the exons ATGATGTTGCGTTCTGTTATAAGGAGAGCTGCCACTAAAGGCTCTTCTCCTTCG TTATTCGGAAAATCACTGCAATCTTCTTCTCGTGTTGCGGCATCTTCTCCAAGCTTGCTAACAGGTTCAGACACAGGG ACATTACTGCATCGTGGAACTCATGCTCATAGCTTTCATAACCTTGCTTTCTCAG CAGGGAACTCAAGCTTCTCGAGGTTAGCGAGCTCAGGTTCCTCTACCCTGCAAAGATGGGTCAAGCCTTTTTCATCTGAAAGTG GAGATACCGTGGAAGCTGTTGTGCCTCATATGGGGGAATCTATCACCGATGGCACCTTAGCAAACTTTCTGAAGA AACCTGGTGAGAGAGTCGAGGCTGATGAGGCTATTGCACAAATTGAAACTGATAAG GTGACAATAGATATTGCTAGCCCCGCAAGTGGTGTGATTCAAGAG TTTCTAGTCAAGGAAGGAGATACTGTAGAACCAGGAACCAAGGTCGCCATTATTTCAAAGTCTGAGGCTGTATCTCATTCTGCCCCCTCTCAGAAGGTACCAGAGACCTCTGAGCCTAAACCTTCTCCTCCTGCTGAAGATAAGGAAAAGCCCAAAGTGGAAACTGCTCCTGTAGCAGATAAACCCAAAGCACCGTCCTCGCCACCACCACCTAAACAGTCTGCTAAAGAACCGCAGCTTCCTCCTAAGGAAAGAGAAAGACGG GTTCCAATGACAAGACTTCGGAAACGGGTTGCAACTAGATTGAAAGACTCTCAAAATACTTTCGCATTGCTAACAACTTTCAATGAAGTTGATAT GACAAATTTGATGAAGCTCCGATCCCAATACAAGGATGCGTTTTATGAAAAGCATGGAGTAAAGTTGGGGCTTATGTCTGGATTCATTAAA GCTGCTGTTAGCGCCCTCCAGCATCAACCAGTTGTAAATGCAGTTATCGACGGGGATGATATCATATACAGAGACTATGTTGATATCAGTATCGCTGTTGGTACCTCTAAG GGACTTGTAGTACCAGTCATAAGGGGTGCTGATAAAATGAACTTTGCCGAGATAGAGAAAACGATAAACACGCTTGCCAAGAAGGCAAATGAAGGAACCATATCAATAGATGAGATGGCTGGAGGATCATTCACCGTTTCAAATGGTGGTGTCTATGGAAGTCTCATAAGCACTCCAATCATTAACCCTCCTCAG TCTGCTATTCTTGGTATGCACTCGATTGTGTCACGTCCAATGGTGGTAGGTGGAACCGTAGTGCCAAGACCAATGATGTACGTCGCACTTACTTATGATCACAGGCTGATTGATGGGAGAGAGGCTGTATACTTCCTGCGCCGTGTCAAGGATGTTGTGGAGGATCCACAAAGGCTTCTTCTTGACATATGA
- the LOC104717543 gene encoding imidazole glycerol phosphate synthase hisHF, chloroplastic isoform X2: MIAMEATAAPFSSVISSRQNLSSSPSSSIRVSSPTSLFLSRKNPGKFKYPRSLSVRASSTSDSVVTLLDYGAGNVRSIRNALRHLGFTIKDVQTPGDILNADRLIFPGVGAFSPAMDVLNKTGMAEALCTYIENDRPFLGICLGLQLLFESSEENGPVKGLGLIPGIVGRFDSSAGIRVPHIGWNALQVGKDSEILDDVGNRHVYFVHSYRAIPSNENKEWISSTCNYGDSFISSIRRGNVHAVQFHPEKSGEVGLSVLNRFLHPNLPATQKPMEGKASKLAKRVIACLDVRSNDKGDLVVTKGDQYDVREQSNENEVRNLGKPVDLAGQYYKDGADEISFLNITGFRDFPLGDLPMIQVLRHTSKNVFVPLTVGGGIRDFTDASGRDYSSLEVAAEYFRSGADKISIGSDAVYAAEEFVKSGVKTGKSSLEQISRVYGNQAVVVSIDPRRVYVNHPDDVPYKVIRVTNPGPNGEEYAWYQCTVSGGREGRPIGAYELAKAVEELGAGEILLNCIDCDGQGKGFDIDLVKLISDSVGIPVIASSGAGTPGHFSEVFEKTNASAALAAGIFHRKEVPIQAVKEHLQEEGIEVRI, translated from the exons ATGATAGCAATGGAGGCTACGGCGGCGCCATTCTCGTCAGTTATCTCTTCCAGACAAAACCTTTCATCCTCCCCTTCTTCGTCGATTCGTGTTTCTTCTCCGACTTCTTTGTTCCTCTCCCGGAAGAATCCTGGCAAATTCAAATATCCGAGAAGCCTCTCCGTCCGTGCATCTTCTACCTCCGACTCTg TTGTGACTTTGCTTGACTACGGAGCTGGGAATGTTCGGAGCATCCGCAATGCTCTTCGCCATCTCGGGTTCACCATCAAAGAC GTTCAAACGCCAGGTGACATTCTGAATGCTGATCGACTTATATTTCCTGGCGTTGGAGCTTTTTCACCCGCCATGGATGTGCTTAACAAAACCGG GATGGCTGAAGCATTGTGCACATATATTGAGAATGACCGTCCATTTCTAGGCATATGTCTTGGGCTACAACTACTTTTCGAGTCTAGTGAGGAGAATGGACCAG TCAAAGGTCTTGGTTTGATACCGGGAATTGTTGGACGCTTTGATTCTTCTGCTGGTATAAGAGTACCCCACATTGGCTGGAATGCTTTGCAAGTGGGCAAGGATTCTGAAATTTTGGATGATGTGGGAAATCGTCATGTATATTTTGTTCATTCGTACCGCGCCATTCCG TCAAATGAAAACAAGGAATGGATTTCGTCTACGTGCAACTATGGTGATTCCTTTATATCTTCCATTAGAAGGGGAAATGTGCATGCAGTCCAATTCCATCCCGAGAAGAGCGGGG AGGTGGGGCTTTCTGTTTTAAATAGGTTCTTGCATCCAAATTTACCAGCGACACAG AAGCCAATGGAAGGGAAGGCTTCAAAACTTGCAAAGAGG gtGATTGCTTGTCTTGATGTCAGGAGTAATGATAAAGGAGATCTTGTAGTAACTAAAGGGGACCAATATGATGTGAGAGAGCAATCTAATGAAAACGAG GTTCGAAACCTTGGCAAACCTGTCGATTTAGCAGGGCAGTATTACAAAGATGGTGCAGATGAG ATTAGCTTTTTAAACATAACTGGATTCCGCGACTTTCCGCTAGGGGATTTGCCAATGATACAG GTGTTGAGGCACACATCAAAGAATGTCTTTGTACCACTAACTGTTGGAGGTGGTATTAGAGATTTTACAGATGCTAGCGGCAGGGAC TATTCAAGCTTGGAAGTTGCTGCTGAGTATTTCAGATCCGGTGCTGATAAGATCTCCATAGGAAGTGACGCTGTTTACGCTGCAGAGGAGTTTGTGAAATCAGGA gTGAAAACGGGGAAGAGCAGTTTAGAACAGATATCCAGAGTTTATGGAAATCAG gCCGTGGTTGTAAGTATAGATCCTCGTCGAGTTTATGTGAACCATCCTGATGATGTGCCATACAAAGTCATCAGAGTGACTAACCCAG GCCCTAATGGGGAAGAATATGCCTGGTATCAGTGCACG GTCAGTGGAGGACGAGAAGGTCGGCCTATTGGAGCGTATGAGCTTGCTAAAGCGGTTGAGGAATTAGGTGCTGGTGAAATTCTATTGAACTGCATAGACTGTGATG GTCAAGGAAAAGGATTTGACATAGACTTAGTTAAGCTCATCTCAGATTCAGTAGGCATACCGGTGATCGCAAGCAGTGGAGCAGGCACTCCCGGACACTTTTCCGAGGTGTTTGAGAAGACAAACGCATCTGCTGCGCTTGCTGCCGGCATTTTCCACCGGAAAGAG GTACCAATCCAAGCTGTGAAAGAGCACTTACAAGAGGAGGGCATAGAAGTCAGGATCTGA
- the LOC104717543 gene encoding imidazole glycerol phosphate synthase hisHF, chloroplastic isoform X1: MIAMEATAAPFSSVISSRQNLSSSPSSSIRVSSPTSLFLSRKNPGKFKYPRSLSVRASSTSDSVVTLLDYGAGNVRSIRNALRHLGFTIKDVQTPGDILNADRLIFPGVGAFSPAMDVLNKTGMAEALCTYIENDRPFLGICLGLQLLFESSEENGPVKGLGLIPGIVGRFDSSAGIRVPHIGWNALQVGKDSEILDDVGNRHVYFVHSYRAIPSNENKEWISSTCNYGDSFISSIRRGNVHAVQFHPEKSGEVGLSVLNRFLHPNLPATQKPMEGKASKLAKRVIACLDVRSNDKGDLVVTKGDQYDVREQSNENEVRNLGKPVDLAGQYYKDGADEISFLNITGFRDFPLGDLPMIQVLRHTSKNVFVPLTVGGGIRDFTDASGRYYSSLEVAAEYFRSGADKISIGSDAVYAAEEFVKSGVKTGKSSLEQISRVYGNQAVVVSIDPRRVYVNHPDDVPYKVIRVTNPGPNGEEYAWYQCTVSGGREGRPIGAYELAKAVEELGAGEILLNCIDCDGQGKGFDIDLVKLISDSVGIPVIASSGAGTPGHFSEVFEKTNASAALAAGIFHRKEVPIQAVKEHLQEEGIEVRI; the protein is encoded by the exons ATGATAGCAATGGAGGCTACGGCGGCGCCATTCTCGTCAGTTATCTCTTCCAGACAAAACCTTTCATCCTCCCCTTCTTCGTCGATTCGTGTTTCTTCTCCGACTTCTTTGTTCCTCTCCCGGAAGAATCCTGGCAAATTCAAATATCCGAGAAGCCTCTCCGTCCGTGCATCTTCTACCTCCGACTCTg TTGTGACTTTGCTTGACTACGGAGCTGGGAATGTTCGGAGCATCCGCAATGCTCTTCGCCATCTCGGGTTCACCATCAAAGAC GTTCAAACGCCAGGTGACATTCTGAATGCTGATCGACTTATATTTCCTGGCGTTGGAGCTTTTTCACCCGCCATGGATGTGCTTAACAAAACCGG GATGGCTGAAGCATTGTGCACATATATTGAGAATGACCGTCCATTTCTAGGCATATGTCTTGGGCTACAACTACTTTTCGAGTCTAGTGAGGAGAATGGACCAG TCAAAGGTCTTGGTTTGATACCGGGAATTGTTGGACGCTTTGATTCTTCTGCTGGTATAAGAGTACCCCACATTGGCTGGAATGCTTTGCAAGTGGGCAAGGATTCTGAAATTTTGGATGATGTGGGAAATCGTCATGTATATTTTGTTCATTCGTACCGCGCCATTCCG TCAAATGAAAACAAGGAATGGATTTCGTCTACGTGCAACTATGGTGATTCCTTTATATCTTCCATTAGAAGGGGAAATGTGCATGCAGTCCAATTCCATCCCGAGAAGAGCGGGG AGGTGGGGCTTTCTGTTTTAAATAGGTTCTTGCATCCAAATTTACCAGCGACACAG AAGCCAATGGAAGGGAAGGCTTCAAAACTTGCAAAGAGG gtGATTGCTTGTCTTGATGTCAGGAGTAATGATAAAGGAGATCTTGTAGTAACTAAAGGGGACCAATATGATGTGAGAGAGCAATCTAATGAAAACGAG GTTCGAAACCTTGGCAAACCTGTCGATTTAGCAGGGCAGTATTACAAAGATGGTGCAGATGAG ATTAGCTTTTTAAACATAACTGGATTCCGCGACTTTCCGCTAGGGGATTTGCCAATGATACAG GTGTTGAGGCACACATCAAAGAATGTCTTTGTACCACTAACTGTTGGAGGTGGTATTAGAGATTTTACAGATGCTAGCGGCAG GTACTATTCAAGCTTGGAAGTTGCTGCTGAGTATTTCAGATCCGGTGCTGATAAGATCTCCATAGGAAGTGACGCTGTTTACGCTGCAGAGGAGTTTGTGAAATCAGGA gTGAAAACGGGGAAGAGCAGTTTAGAACAGATATCCAGAGTTTATGGAAATCAG gCCGTGGTTGTAAGTATAGATCCTCGTCGAGTTTATGTGAACCATCCTGATGATGTGCCATACAAAGTCATCAGAGTGACTAACCCAG GCCCTAATGGGGAAGAATATGCCTGGTATCAGTGCACG GTCAGTGGAGGACGAGAAGGTCGGCCTATTGGAGCGTATGAGCTTGCTAAAGCGGTTGAGGAATTAGGTGCTGGTGAAATTCTATTGAACTGCATAGACTGTGATG GTCAAGGAAAAGGATTTGACATAGACTTAGTTAAGCTCATCTCAGATTCAGTAGGCATACCGGTGATCGCAAGCAGTGGAGCAGGCACTCCCGGACACTTTTCCGAGGTGTTTGAGAAGACAAACGCATCTGCTGCGCTTGCTGCCGGCATTTTCCACCGGAAAGAG GTACCAATCCAAGCTGTGAAAGAGCACTTACAAGAGGAGGGCATAGAAGTCAGGATCTGA
- the LOC104720099 gene encoding mitogen-activated protein kinase kinase kinase ANP1-like, translated as MEMNWTRGPIIGRGSTATVSIAISNSGEIFAVKSAELSSSTFLQKEESILSTLSSPHIVKYIGSGLTRENDRLVYNILMEYVSGGSLHDLIKKSGGKLPEPAIRSYTRQILNGLMYIHERGIVHCDLKSQNLLVEENGVLKIADMGCAKTVGESEFSGTPAFMAPEVARGEEQRFPADVWALGCTVMEMMTGSSPWPELNDVVAAMYKIGFSGESPEIPVCVSEKAKDFLMSCFKKDTKQRWTVHELLKHPFLDNDDDKESQSSECLCLNKTSSPSTVLDKHFWDSCEVSKCHLISMDHDNPFAGYSESCDSPADRIEKLAGDDNSSLPDWDTEDDGGWYKVRGDEHEETEERNGDQDVICVEATSSTEEVGDWNSNQDSLFLEYSSDDIINNFYSNVAIQGNFIAFYYFCLEDKIKNVFRTTTTNENKKNICFSNW; from the coding sequence ATGGAGATGAATTGGACAAGGGGACCAATCATAGGTCGAGGCTCAACCGCAACCGTCTCTATAGCAATCTCAAACTCCGGTGAGATCTTTGCTGTCAAATCCGCAGAGTTGTCTTCCTCAACGTTCTTGCAGAAAGAGGAATCGATCTTGTCCACATTGAGCTCTCCTCACATAGTCAAGTACATAGGCTCTGGTTTGACGCGTGAGAACGATCGATTGGTTTACAATATCCTGATGGAATACGTTTCTGGCGGGAGTCTTCACGATCTAATCAAAAAATCCGGCGGGAAGTTGCCGGAGCCGGCGATAAGATCATACACACGACAAATTCTCAACGGTCTGATGTATATTCACGAGAGAGGGATTGTTCACTGCGACTTGAAGAGCCAGAACTTGCTGGTCGAGGAGAACGGCGTTTTGAAAATCGCTGATATGGGCTGTGCTAAAACGGTTGGCGAGTCGGAGTTTTCCGGCACACCGGCGTTTATGGCGCCTGAAGTTGCTCGTGGTGAAGAACAGAGGTTTCCGGCTGACGTGTGGGCTTTGGGATGTACGGTGATGGAGATGATGACTGGATCAAGCCCATGGCCGGAGCTAAACGACGTCGTTGCTGCAATGTATAAGATTGGATTCTCTGGTGAGTCGCCGGAGATTCCCGTGTGTGTATCGGAGAAAGCTAAAGACTTTCTGATGAGTTGTTTCAAGAAAGATACAAAACAGAGATGGACAGTGCACGAATTGCTTAAACATCCTTTTCTTGACAACGACGATGATAAAGAATCTCAATCTAGTGAGTGTCTGTGTCTGAATAAGACTTCATCTCCGAGCACTGTGTTGGATAAACATTTTTGGGATTCATGTGAAGTCTCGAAGTGTCATTTAATTTCGATGGATCATGACAACCCTTTTGCTGGTTACTCGGAGTCTTGTGATTCACCGGCTGATCGGATCGAGAAACTTGCCGGAGATGATAATTCAAGTTTACCTGATTGGGATACGGAAGACGACGGCGGGTGGTACAAAGTGAGAGGCGATGAACATGAAGAAACCGAGGAACGCAACGGGGACCAGGACGTGATTTGCGTTGAAGCAACGTCGTCGACTGAAGAAGTTGGGGATTGGAATTCGAATCAAGACAGCTTGTTCTTGGAATATTCCTCTGACGACATCATTAATAATTTCTACTCTAATGTTGCTATTCAAGGAAATTTTAttgctttttattatttttgtcttgaaGATAAAATAAAGAATGTGTTTCgcactactactactaatgagaataaaaaaaacatttgtttttcaaacTGGTAG
- the LOC104717544 gene encoding proline synthase co-transcribed bacterial homolog protein has protein sequence MAAPAVEATAATALRSVILRARKAAEQVGRDPERVRVIAVSKTKPVSLIRQIYDAGHRCFGENYVQEIIDKAPQLPEDIEWHFVGHLQSNKAKTLLTGVPNLAMVHGVDGEKVANHLDRAVSNLGRHPLKVLVQVNTSGEVSKSGIEPSSVVGLARHVKLHCPNLVFSGLMTIGMPDYTSTPENFRTLSNCRADVCKALGVAEDQFELSMGMSGDFEQAIEMGSTNVRVGSTIFGPREYPKKAT, from the exons ATGGCAGCTCCAGCGGTGGAGGCAACCGCCGCAACTGCTCTCCGGTCTGTTATTCTGAGGGCTCGTAAAGCGGCGGAGCAAGTAGGAAGAGATCCGGAGCGGGTCAGGGTCATTGCGGTCTCCAAGACTAAACCGGTCTCACTTATCCGCCAAATCTACGACGCAGGCCACCGCTGCTTCGGCGAGAATTACGTCCAGGAAATCATCGATAAAGCTCCACAG CTTCCTGAAGATATAGAGTGGCACTTCGTGGGACATTTGCAGAGCAACAAAGCCAAAACGCTATTGA CTGGAGTCCCAAACTTGGCAATGGTTCATGGTGTTGATGGCGAAAAG GTAGCAAACCATCTAGATCGAGCTGTTTCTAACCTTGGGAGACATCCACTAAAGGTTTTGGTCCAAGTGAATACAAGCGGAGAAGTGT CCAAATCTGGAATCGAACCTTCCAGTGTTGTAGGGCTAGCAAGACATGTGAAACTCCACTGTCCGAATCTTGTATTCTCCGGATTAATGACTATTGGGATGCCTGACTATACGTCTACTCCAGAGAACTTCAGG ACACTTTCAAACTGTAGAGCTGATGTGTGCAAGGCACTTGGAGTGGCTGAGGATCAATTTGAACTGTCCATGGGCATGTCGGGTGACTTCGAGCAAGCG ATTGAAATGGGAAGCACCAATGTCAGGGTTGGTTCCACAATTTTTGGACCAAGAGAGTACCCCAAAAAAGCAACTTAG
- the LOC104717545 gene encoding GDP-L-galactose phosphorylase 1-like gives MLKIKRVPTVVSNYQKDEAADESVGCGRNCLGACCINGARLPLYACKNLEKSREKIVVSHEAEEPPVAFLESLVLGEWEDRFQRGLFRYDVTACETKVIPGKYGFVAQLNEGRHLKKRPTEFRVDKVLQSFDGSKFNFTKVGQEELLFQFEAGEDGQVQFFPCMPLDPENSFSVVAINVSPIEYGHVLLIPRVLDCLPQRIDHKSLLLAVHMAAEAANPYFRLGYNSLGAFATINHLHFQAYYLAMPFPLERAPTKKMVTTVSGVKISELLNYPVRSLLFEGGSSMQDLSDTVSDACVCLQNDNIPFNILIADCGRQIFVMPQCYAEKQALGEVSPEVLETQVNPAVWEISGHMVLKRKEDYEGASEENAWRLLAEASLSEERFKEVNTLIFEAIGCSDQEEDLEGTIVHLQIPNGGVVNQKSNRIHGGPITNGTTSECIVLQ, from the exons ATGTTGAAAATTAAGAGAGTTCCGACCGTCGTATCGAACTACCAGAAGGATGAGGCGGCTGATGAATCCGTCGGCTGTGGACGGAATTGCCTCGGCGCATGTTGCATTAATG GGGCTAGGCTTCCTCTGTATGCCTGTAAGAATCTGGAAAAATCCAGAGAGAAGATTGTGGTCAGCCATGAAGCTGAAGAGCCTCCTGTGGCTTTTCTTGAGTCTCTCGTTCTCGGAGAG tgGGAGGATAGGTTCCAAAGAGGACTTTTCCGCTATGATGTCACTGCATGCGAAACCAAA gTTATCCCGGGGAAGTATGGTTTCGTTGCTCAGCTAAACGAGGGTCGTCACCTAAAGAAGAGGCCAACCGAGTTCCGTGTGGATAAGGTTTTGCAGTCTTTTGATGGCAGCAAATTCAACTTCACTAAAGTTGGTCAAGAAGAGCTGCTCTTCCAGTTTGAAGCTGGCGAAGATGGCCAAGTTCAGTTCTTCCCCTGCATGCCTCTTGATCCAGAGAATTCTTTCAGTGTTGTTGCCATCAAT gtTAGCCCGATCGAGTATGGGCATGTGCTGCTGATTCCTCGTGTTCTTGACTGCCTGCCACAGAGGATCGATCACAAAAGCCTTTTGCTTGCAGTTCACATGGCTGCTGAGGCCGCGAATCCTTACTTCAGACTTGGTTACAACAGCCTGGGTGCTTTTGCCACTATCAACCATCTTCACTTTCAG GCATATTACCTGGCCATGCCTTTCCCACTTGAGCGAGCTCCTACCAAGAAGATGGTTACCACTGTTAGTGGTGTGAAAATCTCAGAGCTTCTGAATTACCCTGTGAGAAGTCTTCTCTTTGAAGGTGGAAGCTCTATGCAAGACCTATCTGATACTGTATCAGATGCCTGCGTTTGCCTCCAGAACGACAACATACCTTTCAACATCCTCATCGCTGATTGTGGAAGGCAGATCTTCGTGATGCCACAG TGTTACGCAGAGAAACAGGCTCTAGGTGAAGTAAGCCCCGAGGTATTGGAAACGCAAGTGAACCCAGCCGTGTGGGAGATAAGTGGTCATATGGTGCTGAAGAGGAAAGAGGATTACGAAGGAGCTTCAGAGGAGAATGCTTGGAGGCTCCTTGCAGAAGCTTCTCTGTCAGAGGAAAGGTTTAAGGAGGTTAACACTCTCATCTTTGAAGCCATCGGTTGTAGTGACCAGGAGGAGGATCTTGAAGGAACCATAGTTCACCTGCAAATCCCTAATGGTGGTGTTGTTAACCAGAAAAGCAATCGTATCCATGGAGGTCCTATCACAAACGGGACTACCTCTGAGTGCATTGTCCTTCAGTGA
- the LOC104717546 gene encoding small ubiquitin-related modifier 1 → MSATQEEDKKPGDGGAHINLKVKGQDGNEVFFRIKRSTQLKKLMNAYCDRQSQDMNSIAFLFDGRRLRAEQTPDELDMEDGDEIDAMLHQTGGGGTGFAMAMAMA, encoded by the exons ATGTCTGCAACCCAGGAGGAAGACAAGAAGCCAGGAGACGGTGGAGCTCACATCAATCTCAAAGTCAAGGGACAG GATGGAAACGAGGTGTTCTTTAGGATCAAGAGAAGCACTCAGCTGAAGAAGCTGATGAATGCTTACTGTGACAGGCAATCCCAGGACATGAACTCCATCGCTTTCTTGTTTGATGGACGTCGTCTTCGCGCTGAGCAAACCCCTGATGag CTTGACATGGAGGACGGTGATGAGATCGATGCGATGCTCCATCAGACTGGTGGCGGTGGTACTGGTTTTGCTATGGCTATGGCTATGGCTTGA